The Cyprinus carpio isolate SPL01 chromosome A5, ASM1834038v1, whole genome shotgun sequence genome has a segment encoding these proteins:
- the LOC109088145 gene encoding uncharacterized protein LOC109088145 isoform X3: MLSNPPAEQKGTEQVPASAAGPCHRAAQSLLYQEQLVVGCRETSREEIESGDRTRSSDFGKGVKEVHLENEGALRQMTFDLKSKAKCRDPRWTSATFNSSSPAGPSGEQLGTLERFLVSHQTEMKRLLTDTFGSLTQRLEAMERRMDQLCSQSSAHTHSLAQLHSKVGQLGRDLSFGCPNTPSVSSVCSYGVDVDLPKDYNGIISNISSPESKKKDPVCSWAMSTPSQSSQSPTQNPEDRSCQDPSGDCSSSSSSCGILKTCPSGQTDNCLQGNYSPVSDFEDLEMELEIEKDRVALNLLVDSVLSSSDDNDCWGLPCNQEVLTSDSVGNNKSVQEGEGTLNNQCLPVPENPRVPSIQFLETLAPSGLKPNTNTDHLCSFSKAMKLSGKPVALTDSSKDECDKNEQQSFCQIGFPFSTKPLGAQPNPDKPKGCSVQTSNKKEEAILDKIKTNGFFHSTITSLNNSTSVLDHIPPSRYIDGLTGTTAGDSDESTEIGNQGQSVDCQYSNVSYSKDSTIKLPFQGSSILPYCGLALSNQLVKGVGDQKSMTFHQAHSTSHLSAPRNGSSKSFLDSDTNKLLNQLSDTAYRLVSRSCSSSDLEIWTGCSRTGSQLKHCGGKKHHFPASPALKEGQRKGFSDFEQAGGISKHWQPILEDLILPVSSRLTGTQACPSDALPINLDKDSVCCPSLSQLYRPTTPPLSTLSKGSFSRAGVSTVLALSSPASFRLWFRHRRISFPIMQLTRPSIHTVVSRILGRCKCHPFRPLVDFTAPPGLDNDHQKATSSSSVCHLSKISFTSERSLDHSSRHSISPKSVRLDESANESVSSFAIASANVKYPGLHSRAASTEMNQVELYDTNAEAQRGQRSKRVSQIRIRKTVPKPDNNLTPMGLPKPKRLKKKEFSLEEIYTNKNYKSPTPNRSLETIFEEPKEKNGSLVCIGHQKRKRVLDFPDFTLPRKRKAKTNLAPLRVKGPRGRARRGRQDDADLDVLLIEKLTELEDYFSRHGLEV; encoded by the exons ATGTTGTCCAATCCTCCGGCTGAGCAGAAAGGGACAGAGCAGGTGCCTGCGTCTGCGGCTGGTCCATGCCATCGTGCTGCTCAGTCTTTGCTGTATCAGGAGCAGCTGGTTGTAGGATGCAGAGAAACCAGCAGGGAGGAGATTGAATCTGGGGACAGAACACGATCCTCAGACTTTGGGAAAGGCGTGAAGGAAGTTCATCTGGAGAATGAAGGAGCTCTGAGACAGATGACATTTGATCTAAAAAGTA AGGCCAAGTGTAGGGATCCACGATGGACATCTGCCACCTTCAATTCTTCTTCTCCAGCTGGACCATCAGGAGAGCAGCTTGGAACTCTGGAAAGATTTCTTGTGTCCCATCAAACTGAGATGAAGCGTCTGCTAACTGATACCTTCGGATCCCTGACCCAGCGTCTTGAGGCAATGGAGAGGAGGATGGACCAACTGTGTTCACAAAGCAGTGCACATACCCACAGTTTAGCTCAGCTGCACAGTAAAGTTGGCCAGCTGGGAAGAGACTTGTCCTTTGGCTGTCCAAATACTCCAAGCGTTTCATCAGTTTGCAGTTATG GAGTGGATGTAGACCTGCCAAAAGACTACAACGGAATCATCTCAAATATCTCCTCTCCCGAATCAAAGAAGAAGGACCCTGTGTGTTCTTGGGCAATGTCAACACCTTCCCAATCCAGCCAAAGTCCCACCCAAAACCCTGAGGACCGGAGCTGTCAGGATCCGAGTGGAGATTGTAGCAGCTCCAGTTCATCATGTGGAATTCTAAAAACGTGCCCTTCGGGACAAACTGACAATTGTTTGCAGGGTAACTACTCACCCGTTTCAGATTTTGAAGACCTGGAGATGGAACTGGAAATTGAGAAGGACAGAGTTGCTTTAAACTTATTGGTCGATTCTGTGCTCAGCAGCTCAGATGACAATGACTGCTGGGGACTTCCTTGTAATCAGGAAGTACTGACCTCTGATAGTGTGGGGAATAATAAATCTGTTCAGGAAGGAGAAGGTACCTTGAATAATCAGTGTTTACCTGTTCCTGAAAACCCTCGGGTGCCTTCCATTCAGTTTCTCGAAACTTTAGCTCCTAGTGGCTTAAAGCCAAACACAAATACAGATCatctttgttcattttcaaaagCAATGAAGCTCTCTGGGAAACCAGTGGCATTGACAGATTCCTCTAAAGACGAGTGTGACAAAAACGAGCAGCAGTCCTTTTGTCAAATTGGCTTTCCTTTCTCCACTAAGCCACTAGGAGCACAACCCAACCCTGATAAACCCAAGGGTTGTTCAGTTCAGACTTCTAATAAGAAAGAAGAAGCAATCTTGGACAAGATCAAAACAAATGGTTTTTTTCACTCTACTATTACTTCACTAAATAATAGTACTTCAGTCTTGGATCACATCCCACCGTCAAGGTACATAGATGGACTGACAGGGACAACTGCTGGAGATTCTGACGAGAGCACAGAGATAGGTAATCAGGGACAAAGCGTTGATTGTCAGTACTCAAATGTATCATACTCAAAGGATAGCACAATAAAACTCCCTTTTCAAGGGTCATCAATCCTGCCATACTGTGGACTTGCTTTATCAAACCAATTAGTAAAAGGTGTAGGTGACCAAAAATCAATGACATTTCATCAAGCACACTCCACTTCCCATCTCTCGGCCCCAAGAAATGGTTCCTCCAAATCATTTTTAGACAGTGATACTAACAAACTGTTGAATCAGCTCTCGGATACTGCCTATCGCTTGGTGTCCAGAAGCTGTTCTTCAAGCGACTTGGAAATATGGACTGGTTGCAGCAGAACTGGATCCCAACTCAAACACTGTGGCGGAAAGAAACATCACTTTCCTGCATCTCCCGCTCTTAAAGAAGGACAAAGAAAGGGCTTCTCTGACTTTGAGCAGGCAGGAGGGATATCCAAACATTGGCAGCCAATTCTTGAGGACTTGATACTTCCTGTCTCTTCTCGATTGACTGGTACACAAGCTTGTCCTTCAGATGCTTTACCTATCAACCTGGATAAAGACTCTGTGTGTTGTCCTAGCTTATCTCAACTTTATCGCCCCACCACTCCGCCTTTGTCTACTTTAAGCAAAGGGAGCTTCTCTAGGGCAGGTGTTAGTACCGTTCTGGCTTTATCTTCTCCAGCTTCCTTCAGACTGTGGTTTCGTCACAGGCGGATCAGCTTTCCTATTATGCAGTTGACACGTCCTAGTATCCATACGGTTGTGAGTCGGATTTTGGGAAGGTGCAAGTGTCATCCTTTTCGACCACTGGTTGACTTCACAGCTCCACCAGGCCTAGACAACGATCACCA GAAAGCCACCTCATCTTCATCAGTGTGTCATCTTTCAAAAATTAGTTTCACATCAGAAAGGAGTCTGGATCACTCTTCTCGGCACAGCATCAGCCCCAAGTCTGTGCGATTGGATGAATCCGCCAATGAATCTGTGTCTAGTTTTGCTATTGCCAGTGCGAATGTCAAATACCCTGGTTTACACAGTCGGGCGGCGTCAACAGAAATGAACCAG GTTGAACTCTACGACACTAATGCTGAAGCTCAAAGAGGTCAACGCTCCAAAAGGGTCTCCCAAATTCGTATTCGTAAGACGGTTCCCAAACCAGATAACAACCTTACTCCAATGGGACTCCCCAAACCAAAGAG GCTGAAGAAAAAAGAATTCAGTTTGGAGGAGATTTATACCAACAAGAATTACAAGTCTCCGACCCCTAACAG AAGCCTGGAGACGATATTCGAAGAACCAAAAGAGAAGAATGGCTCTTTGGTATGTATTGGTCATCAGAAACGAAAGCGAGTTCTAGACTTCCCAGATTTCACACTGCCTCGGAAGCGCAAGGCTAAAACTAACCTGGCTCCACTGCGTGTGAAAGGACCACGAGGACGGGCTCGTAGAGGTAGACAGGACGACGCTGACCTTGATGTACTGCTAATCGAGAAGCTCACAGAACTGGAAGACTACTTCTCTCGCCATGGACTGGAGGTTTAA